One part of the Lotus japonicus ecotype B-129 chromosome 2, LjGifu_v1.2 genome encodes these proteins:
- the LOC130739367 gene encoding DExH-box ATP-dependent RNA helicase DExH18, mitochondrial, with the protein MARGPASSLFHLCTRKRTLSRFKALLFNHSHPSPSQFHPVRPFSTHLQNRRFLPSFHQSLNLSGGRTNPTRPFSTDGEEGDGTVTPDSDFDADFGKNADFELGNEVNDGVCALSDNVDAANDGNDECSNEIVESVEFCNGSDSEEGGELVRESQEFVHVASRDPVELYRELVSVEKGVKLNRYDVESLQEVFRCLAESGWASNQALAIYIGLSFFPTAVHKFRNFYLKKCPADVTKYLLALGPSDAAVKFLFPIFVEFCLENFPDEIKRFRGMVESADLTKPHTWFPFARAMKRKIIYHCGPTNSGKTYNALQRFMEAKKGIYCSPLRLLAMEVFDKVNAKGVYCSLLTGQERKLVPFSNHVACTVEMVSTQELYDVAIIDEIQMMADPYRGYAWTRALLGLKADEIHVCGDPSVLDIVRKICQDTGDQLYEQHYERFKPLVVEAKTLLGNLQNIRSGDCVVAFSRREIFEVKLAIEKQTKHRCCVIYGALPPETRRQQANLFNDQNNEYDVLVASDAVGMGLNLNIRRVIFNSLSKYNGDKMVHVPASQVKQIAGRAGRRGCLYPDGLATTLHIDDMDYLIECLKQPFDNVKKVGLFPFYEQLELFAGQLPNMTFSQLLEKFGENCRLDGSYYLCRHDHIKKIANMLEKIQGLSLEDRFNFCFAPVNVRDPKAMYHLLRFATKFGQKLPVSIAMGMPTCSARNDSELLDLETRHQVLSMYLWLSNHFDEETFPYVKKAETMASDIADLLAQSLIKANWKPESRNKGKPNTGRSEVQTESRSKGVLKTGKSEEQTEPRSGAILKTEKKSNGYSIPQSLVKPLAGYGSMFCTSR; encoded by the exons ATGGCCAGAGGCCCTGCCTCCTCTCTCTTCCATCTATGCACCCGCAAGAGAACCCTTTCAAGGTTCAAAGCTCTTCTCTTCAACCACTCACACCCTTCACCTTCACAGTTTCACCCGGTTCGACCCTTTTCGACCCATTTGCAGAACCGGCGCTTTTTACCGAGCTTCCATCAAAGTTTGAATCTTTCCGGCGGTAGAACCAACCCCACGAGGCCGTTTTCCACAGATGGCGAGGAGGGTGATGGGACCGTGACCCCGGATAGCGATTTCGATGCGGATTTTGGTAAGAATGCTGATTTTGAGCTTGGGAATGAGGTTAATGATGGTGTTTGTGCTTTATCTGATAATGTAGATGCTGCGAATGATGGTAATGATGAATGTAGTAATGAGATTGTTGAGTCTGTAGAATTTTGTAATGGTAGTGATAGTGAGGAAGGTGGTGAATTGGTGAGGGAGAGTCAGGAGTTTGTGCATGTGGCGTCGCGTGATCCTGTCGAATTGTACCGGGAGCTTGTGAGTGTTGAAAAGGGTGTAAAGCTGAATCGATACGACGTGGAATCCCTGCAGGAAGTGTTCCGTTGTTTGGCTGAATCAGGTTGGGCATCCAACCAGGCCCTTGCTATTTACATTGGTTTGTCATTTTTCCCTACTGCTGTGCACAAGTTCCGGAACTTTTATTTGAAGAAATGTCCTGCTGATGTTACGAAGTACTTGTTGGCACTTGGACCATCTGATGCTGCTGTGAAGTTTCTGTTTCCTATATTTGTTGAGTTTTGTTTGGAGAATTTTCCTGATGAGATCAAGAGGTTTAGGGGCATGGTTGAGTCAGCTGACCTCACAAAGCCACACACTTGGTTCCCGTTTGCACGGGCCATGAAACGGAAGATAATTTATCATTGTGGGCCTACCAATAGTGGCAAAACTTATAATGCTTTGCAGCGATTTATGGAGGCAAAGAAGGGAATTTATTGCAGTCCGCTCAGATTGTTGGCAATGGAAGTTTTTGACAAGGTTAATGCGAAGGGTGTTTATTGCAGTCTACTAACTGGGCAAGAGAGGAAGCTTGTCCCCTTCTCAAATCATGTTGCCTGTACTGTGGAAATGGTGTCAACACAGGAATTGTATGACGTGGCTATTATTGATGAGATTCAGATGATGGCGGATCCTTATAGGGGATATGCATGGACAAGGGCTCTCCTTGGGTTGAAGGCTGATGAGATACATGTATGTGGTGATCCTAGTGTTTTAGATATTGTTCGGAAGATCTGTCAAGACACAGGAGATCAGTTGTATGAGCAACATTATGAGAGGTTCAAACCATTGGTGGTGGAAGCTAAGACCCTACTTGGAAATCTTCAAAATATTCGCTCTGGGGATTGTGTTGTTGCATTCTCAAGGAGAGAGATATTTGAGGTTAAATTGGCCATTGAGAAACAGACTAAACACCGTTGTTGTGTGATATATGGTGCTTTGCCACCAGAAACTCGTAGACAGCAAGCTAATCTGTTCAATGATCAGAATAATGAATATGATGTTCTAGTAGCTAGTGATGCAGTGGGGATGGGCCTGAACCTTAACATTAGAAGGGTGATTTTTAATAGCCTTTCAAAGTACAATGGTGACAAAATGGTTCATGTTCCAGCGTCTCAGGTTAAGCAAATTGCAGGAAGAGCTGGTCGGAGAGGATGCCTTTATCCTGATGGTCTCGCCACTACCTTGCATATAGACGATATGGACTACCTGATTGAGTGTTTGAAACAACCTTTTGATAATGTTAAGAAGGTGGgcctttttcctttttatgaGCAGCTTGAATTGTTTGCTGGGCAACTTCCCAATATGACATTTAGCCAACTTTTGGAAAAATTTGGTGAAAATTGTCGTTTGGATGGCTCATACTACTTATGTCGACATGATCACATAAAGAAAATTGCTAATATGTTAGAGAAGATCCAGGGATTATCTTTAGAAGACCGTTTTAACTTCTGTTTTGCCCCTGTTAATGTTAGAGACCCAAAAGCGATGTATCACTTGCTCAGATTTGCTACAAAGTTTGGTCAGAAGCTCCCGGTCAGTATAGCTATGGGCATGCCAACATGTTCTGCACGGAATGATTCAGAACTCCTAGACCTTGAAACTAGGCATCAGGTGTTATCTATGTATTTGTGGTTGTCAAACCACTTCGATGAGGAAACATTTCCATATGTGAAGAAAGCTGAGACAATGGCTTCAGACATTGCTGACTTACTGGCTCAATCTCTTATCAAGGCTAACTGGAAACCTGAATCAAGGAATAAAGGTAAACCAAACACTGGAAGAAGTGAGGTACAAACAGAGTCAAGGAGTAAAGGCGTATTAAAAACTGGAAAAAGTGAAGAACAAACTGAACCAAGGAGTGGAGCCATATtaaaaacagagaaaaagagTAATGGTTATTCAATTCCACAGTCTCTTGTTAA GCCCCTGGCTGGCTATGGAAGCATGTTCTGTACTTCCCGTTGA
- the LOC130739368 gene encoding protease Do-like 8, chloroplastic, which yields MQVSACNLWSPGVPPQAHRSTVLSRRKICFDGLSCVCRSHSQHFPNDTVSSQPISISRPVQDESQDFEAMLSKEIMSPTRRVLIASLTMFSCFQSSRYLSALALGDPSVTLEQVTPPVFPSGPLFPAEDRVVQLFERNTYSVVNIFDVTLRPQLNVTGVVEIPEGNGSGVVWDDEGHIVTNYHVIGNALSRNPSSGQVVARVNILASDGVQKNFEATVVGADRLKDLAVLKVEAPEDILRPIKVGQSSSLKVGQQCLAIGNPFGFDHTLTVGVISGLNRDIFSQTGVTIGGGIQTDAAINPGNSGGPLLNSKGSLIGINTAIFTQTGTSAGVGFAIPSSTVLRIVPQLIQYGKVVRGGLNVDIAPDLVANQLNVRNGALILQVPANSPAAKAGLIPTTRGFAGNIVLGDIIVAVDNKPVKSKAELLKALDDYNVGDKVILLIQRGSEKLEVPMLLEEQKS from the exons ATGCAAGTGTCAGCATGCAATTTGTGGTCTCCGGGAGTGCCACCTCAGGCTCACAGAAGCACTGTTCTCAGCCGCCGGAAGATCTGCTTTGATGGCCTATCCTGTGTGTGCCGCTCTCACTCCCAACACTTCCCAAACGACACCGTTTCCTCCCAACCCATCTCCATTTCAAG GCCAGTTCAAGATGAATCACAGGATTTTGAAGCAATGCTGAGTAAAGAAATTATGTCCCCGACACGACGTGTGTTAATTGCGAGCTTGACTATGTTTTCCTGTTTCCAATCTTCAAGGTACTTGTCAG CCTTAGCATTGGGAGATCCATCAGTGACACTTGAACAAGTGACTCCTCCTGTGTTTCCTTCTGGGCCACTCTTTCCTGCAGAG GATCGAGTTGTTCAACTATTTGAAAGGAACACGTACTCTGTTGTTAACATCTTCGATGTCACATTGCGTCCTCAACTTAATGTGACAGGTGTGGTTGAG ATTCCTGAAGGAAATGGTTCTGGAGTAGTCTGGGATGACGAGGGCCACATTGTGACAAATTATCATG TAATTGGCAATGCCCTTTCAAGAAACCCAAGCTCTGGTCAGGTTGTTGCACGAGTTAATATTCTAGCATCAGATGG GGTACAAAAGAATTTTGAGGCTACAGTCGTTGGAGCTGACCGTTTAAAAGATCTTGCTGTCTTGAAG GTAGAAGCCCCTGAAGATATTTTAAGGCCTATCAAGGTGGGGCAGTCATCGTCTCTAAAAGTTGGGCAGCAGTGTTTGGCAATTGGAAATCCGTTTGGCTTTGATCACACCCTCACAGTTGGGGTTATCAGTGGACTTAACCGAGACATCTTTAGTCAAACCGGTGTCACAATTGGTGGCGGTATTCAAACTGATGCAGCAATAAATCCCGGGAACAG TGGAGGTCCTCTCCTGAATTCGAAAGGAAGCTTAATTGGGATTAATACTGCAATATTTACTCAGACAG GAACATCAGCTGGTGTTGGATTTGCCATCCCATCTTCGACTGTACTTCGAATTGTTCCTCAATTGATTCAATATGGAAAA GTTGTTAGAGGTGGTTTGAATGTGGATATTGCTCCTGACTTAGTTGCCAATCAACTTAATGTTCGAAATGGGGCTCTTATTCTTCAG GTTCCTGCAAATAGTCCTGCTGCCAAAGCTGGGCTAATTCCCACGACAAGGGGCTTTGCCGGTAATATAGTCCTTGGAGATATCATTGTTGCAGTTGACAATAAACCT GTGAAGAGCAAAGCAGAATTGTTGAAAGCATTGGATGACTATAATGTAGGAGATAAAGTAATCTTGCTCATTCAGAGGGGTAGTGAAAAGTTGGAGGTGCCTATGCTACTTGAGGAACAAAAatcttga